One segment of Leptospirillum ferrooxidans C2-3 DNA contains the following:
- a CDS encoding CHAD domain-containing protein → MKHSKLFECHADELRFLPGQDKAQAVFHSPEARKSHAPILLPGIALPQALSAVLLEIVEQMWVNAALFVLFEIPDALHQVRVSLRRLESFWVLTKYLPLSGDLLQKISELERLSRRLRANLAPAREWEIFFQSIVPKIKKRFFSSEDQYDLCLLSRARQKRSTQKADKLLDSKPFMKMILETRLLSEKFSKLGENESLDSFRARAILVLGREVHSRSRVGTSRKCAHRLRIALKTFRYVSEFFPENKRDHPDRPELETVREVLERLGRLNDFYSLRRRFTKMRKQEGSQKGRKIIGRLIIWLRRKEKRILNSIGRVDPPSIGAF, encoded by the coding sequence ATGAAACATTCAAAACTTTTTGAATGTCATGCAGACGAACTCCGCTTTCTTCCGGGACAAGACAAGGCCCAGGCGGTCTTTCATTCCCCGGAGGCCAGAAAATCCCATGCGCCCATTCTCCTTCCGGGAATTGCTCTTCCTCAGGCCCTGTCTGCTGTTCTGTTGGAAATTGTCGAGCAGATGTGGGTCAATGCGGCCCTTTTTGTCCTGTTTGAAATTCCGGATGCCCTCCATCAGGTCAGGGTCTCCCTGCGCCGTCTTGAAAGCTTTTGGGTTCTTACAAAATACCTTCCCCTTTCTGGGGATCTCCTTCAAAAGATCTCGGAGCTTGAGCGTCTCTCCCGACGATTGCGGGCCAATCTGGCCCCTGCCCGGGAGTGGGAAATTTTTTTCCAGTCGATTGTTCCGAAGATCAAGAAGCGGTTCTTCTCATCAGAAGACCAATATGACCTCTGTCTTCTTTCCAGGGCCCGGCAAAAACGTTCGACCCAAAAAGCGGATAAACTCCTGGATTCAAAGCCATTCATGAAGATGATCCTGGAAACCAGGTTGCTCTCGGAGAAATTCTCAAAGCTTGGGGAGAATGAAAGTCTCGATTCCTTCCGGGCCCGGGCGATTCTTGTTCTTGGACGGGAAGTTCATTCGAGATCTCGTGTGGGAACATCCAGAAAGTGTGCCCATCGGCTCCGGATTGCCCTGAAAACATTTCGGTACGTTTCAGAGTTCTTTCCTGAAAACAAAAGGGATCACCCGGACAGGCCGGAGCTTGAAACGGTCCGCGAGGTTTTGGAAAGGCTTGGTCGCCTCAATGACTTTTATAGCCTGAGAAGGAGGTTTACGAAAATGAGAAAACAGGAAGGCTCCCAGAAAGGTCGGAAGATCATCGGCCGACTCATCATCTGGCTCCGGAGAAAAGAGAAAAGAATCCTGAACTCCATCGGGAGAGTTGATCCGCCATCAATAGGTGCATTCTGA
- a CDS encoding dienelactone hydrolase family protein, giving the protein MQQKSDHVFERWPQDGLFSEINTSKVDLGKGLTGVLALPEEKGPRPAVIVIMEAFGLNDFVVDVLRLFAKEGYVALAPDIYHGAIYDYENFGPAIEHLSTLKDHEVVSEIGLSIDYLTHRKEVDPERLAVSGFCMGGRLSFLSLATYSEKLKAAVAFYPGSLAIEGKDRLGREGVLSKGTLLKSPVLFLYGADDPSIPPSEHAKIVETLGNWKKEYVLAAYPGAGHGFFNGRRNSYHLESAKKAWDLARTFLHSCFSGTPSH; this is encoded by the coding sequence TTGCAGCAAAAGAGCGATCATGTCTTTGAACGATGGCCACAGGACGGTCTGTTTTCCGAGATCAATACAAGCAAAGTTGATTTGGGAAAAGGATTGACCGGAGTTCTGGCACTTCCCGAGGAAAAAGGACCACGACCTGCTGTTATTGTCATCATGGAAGCCTTCGGTCTTAATGATTTTGTGGTGGATGTCCTTCGGCTCTTTGCGAAGGAAGGGTATGTGGCCCTCGCTCCGGACATTTATCATGGAGCCATTTATGATTACGAGAACTTTGGTCCTGCCATAGAGCATCTTTCCACGTTGAAGGATCATGAGGTTGTCTCCGAAATCGGCCTCTCCATTGATTACCTGACCCATCGTAAGGAAGTGGATCCCGAACGCCTTGCCGTATCGGGTTTTTGCATGGGGGGACGCCTGTCCTTTCTTTCCCTTGCGACCTATTCGGAGAAGCTCAAGGCCGCCGTGGCCTTTTATCCCGGATCCCTTGCGATCGAAGGAAAAGATCGACTGGGAAGGGAAGGCGTTCTTTCGAAGGGAACTCTTCTCAAATCTCCCGTTCTCTTTCTTTATGGAGCGGATGATCCCTCCATTCCTCCATCAGAGCATGCAAAGATTGTGGAAACGCTGGGTAATTGGAAAAAGGAATATGTCCTGGCAGCCTATCCTGGCGCTGGACATGGTTTTTTTAACGGCAGAAGAAACTCCTATCACCTGGAAAGCGCAAAAAAAGCCTGGGATCTTGCCAGGACTTTCCTGCACTCCTGTTTTTCCGGCACACCGTCCCATTGA
- a CDS encoding OsmC family protein, whose protein sequence is MNHVNLDAIRKTVEVFTKEPEKAVKENVVNGEWVMEESGPQFKATLSYEKGSATLTMDNPTPMGGTGSAPNPLQFCLFGMASCFASTYVMVATQKGVVIDKLSIQVKNTVDMTRPLGISQNPLTDGVRISLTVKSKANESLLKEIEVHSREQCPAVYCLTNPIPLSIELITEK, encoded by the coding sequence ATGAACCACGTCAACCTCGATGCCATCAGGAAAACAGTCGAAGTCTTCACGAAAGAACCGGAAAAGGCCGTCAAGGAAAATGTCGTGAATGGAGAATGGGTAATGGAGGAGTCCGGTCCCCAATTCAAGGCAACCCTGTCCTATGAAAAAGGATCGGCAACCCTTACGATGGACAACCCGACGCCCATGGGCGGGACAGGGAGTGCACCCAATCCGCTTCAGTTTTGTCTTTTTGGAATGGCCTCATGTTTTGCATCCACGTATGTGATGGTCGCGACCCAGAAGGGGGTGGTGATCGATAAGCTTTCCATCCAGGTCAAAAACACGGTCGATATGACAAGACCTCTTGGCATCTCTCAAAATCCTTTAACGGACGGAGTCAGGATTTCGTTGACGGTCAAGAGCAAGGCAAACGAGAGCCTCTTGAAGGAAATTGAAGTTCATTCCCGGGAACAGTGTCCGGCGGTTTATTGTCTGACGAATCCGATTCCCCTTTCGATTGAGTTGATTACAGAGAAGTAA
- a CDS encoding MFS transporter — protein sequence MLRFLKNQLAIRPGFSIVPGVILSGVGGGMAFPVLPLAALNAGVSLSFIGLIMAANRLVRMVFAPIVGSLVDRFGGRAVFLSGILVNMVVMALFAMGSLTGKEGAFFFSGRLLHGVGSACVFVSAQTLALFAGGKESRGRSTSIVRAAQSSGTPLGFILGGVLVTFLGEVTTFLLAMFALLAAFLVAFLTLPNLGKTAPERHKELSPEKLHWNWRFIPLFLMVFVFTFSLQGVLLSTLVLWVHHRHLSIGHLQSQGTAGILLAIEAFCSAGFSLFSGRIADRWGKPALLATIGFSLVFSGLFLFAKELNGILLYGALILLGMGAGLVWINLLLFLDTFIPHEMRGRGMGAIQFVGDSGSAIGAFIGPVLMLKGVGAPYSMAALLTTGAVACGLILLMAEKKIPQRP from the coding sequence ATGCTGAGGTTTTTGAAAAACCAGTTGGCCATCCGTCCTGGTTTTTCCATCGTACCCGGGGTCATACTGTCCGGGGTGGGAGGAGGAATGGCCTTTCCGGTCCTTCCGCTCGCAGCCCTGAATGCCGGTGTTTCCCTGTCCTTCATCGGCCTGATCATGGCCGCCAATCGGTTGGTCAGGATGGTCTTCGCTCCCATTGTCGGGAGCCTGGTGGACCGTTTTGGGGGAAGGGCTGTCTTTCTTTCGGGCATTCTCGTCAACATGGTTGTCATGGCCTTGTTTGCCATGGGAAGTTTGACCGGAAAAGAAGGAGCCTTCTTTTTTTCCGGTCGACTTCTTCATGGTGTCGGATCTGCCTGTGTGTTCGTCTCAGCCCAGACGCTGGCCCTCTTTGCCGGAGGGAAAGAGTCCCGGGGGAGATCCACATCCATCGTCAGGGCGGCCCAGTCCTCAGGAACACCGCTGGGATTTATCCTGGGAGGGGTTCTCGTCACCTTTCTGGGAGAGGTCACGACATTTTTGCTGGCGATGTTTGCTCTTCTCGCCGCGTTTCTGGTGGCATTCCTGACCCTTCCCAACCTGGGAAAAACGGCCCCAGAGCGGCATAAGGAGCTTTCTCCTGAAAAGCTTCACTGGAACTGGCGGTTTATCCCCTTGTTCCTGATGGTCTTTGTTTTTACTTTCTCCCTTCAGGGAGTTCTGCTTTCGACCCTCGTTCTGTGGGTTCATCATCGACATCTTTCCATCGGCCACCTGCAGTCACAGGGTACCGCCGGGATCCTTCTGGCCATTGAGGCGTTTTGCTCGGCGGGATTTTCCTTATTCTCCGGACGGATCGCTGACCGATGGGGGAAACCGGCACTTTTGGCAACGATTGGATTTTCCCTGGTTTTTTCGGGGCTTTTCCTGTTCGCAAAAGAATTGAACGGGATTTTGCTGTATGGCGCCCTGATCCTGCTGGGAATGGGAGCGGGACTGGTCTGGATCAACCTGCTTCTTTTTCTGGATACATTCATTCCTCATGAAATGAGGGGTCGGGGGATGGGGGCGATCCAGTTTGTGGGAGACTCCGGTAGCGCCATCGGAGCATTTATCGGCCCTGTTTTGATGCTAAAGGGGGTAGGGGCTCCCTATTCGATGGCTGCGCTCCTGACGACCGGAGCCGTCGCATGCGGGCTCATCCTTCTGATGGCAGAGAAAAAAATCCCCCAAAGACCATGA